The Oleiphilus messinensis DNA segment TCGATGTAGTGGGGATCCTGCCAGGCGTTGGTTGCCACGGTAATATCGGCCTCCGGCAATAGCACCTTTACCAGAGAGGCCCATTCCGGTTCACAAGCAAATACCGATAAGGCCCCATAGCTCAGAGAACTGAGGCTGAAACAGCCAAAGAGGAGGAGTGCTCGCAATGTCGTCAGCAACTTAAAATTCATGGGCACCATGATCTCCAAAGCTCATCACATATTGCAAAACCAGTGTATCGTCCGTGTTCTCAAAGCCTTCTCCGTCCTGATGACTAAACTGCAAGCGCAGTGTAGAAAAGTGCGAATGCTGATAAGCCACCATGAAGTCTGCCTCTTCCAGTGCTTGATCATGGAAATGGTCACCATGGGGCTGACTGACATCCAGTTCACCGTAGCGGGCTCCGATTGACCATTGGGGTGTAAAGCGATAGACCGCGGAGGCATACCAACCTTCATGAATATCATCGTCCGAGGCATATTCATTAGGATCTGTCGCCCGGATATACTCACCACTAATTACAACCTGCTGCTGGCGAACGTTCCCTTCAGGAGACCATTTCCACACCAGATCCACCCCGTAGGTGTGTTTTCCGGTATAGGCAATACTGTGGGAATGTCCGGCATGATCGTGATCCCCATGCGCTTGATCAGTATGGTCATGCCCGGAGTGATCGGCGCCTGCCTCATCCGGCACTGCAGTTTGTCGATTGTGCAAATAGCTCACGCCCAATTGCCAGCTCGATCCCACGGAAAGGTCACCACCCCACTCACTGCGGGCGGTGAATACCCCCACGTCCTCATTGCCTTCACTCAGCCGGTCACCATTTAACGCTTCCACCCCCACCTGCCAGTACAGCGGGGTCGGTAACAGCAGATTCAACTGCACACCATCATCGTAATAGTGGCTGCCAAACAATGCCCGGTATACCGCGGGTCGACTGGAAAAATGATCACTGTGGGTGTGGCGACTATTCAGATACCCGAATTGAGAAAGAAAACGCCCTCCCCGTGCGGTGAGGTTGTACGAAAGCCCAACGGTTTGTACAAAGGCCTCCTCAAGATTCACTTCCGTTTCACCTTCGTGATCTTCCAACACCGTCGTTAACCGACCCACAAATAAGTCATCAACAGGGGCCGAGAGCGTCAACTCATTATGGCCCACTGCAAAACCGGACTCGCTATGCCCGAGCGCCCCTTCATTTTGCTGGTACCGCCCATCTAACACGACACTGATATTCGGGTTAAATTCAGTGGCGGACAGTTCACCCACACAGATCAGCACCGAAACGGCACCAATCAGTGTGGTCCGCGCAACCCGGACGGTGCGCGGCGCATTCCTTTGAAATATCATGACTCGCTCCTAATCGTGACTGTGATCGTCACCCTGTTCATGATCTTCGATGCCCATCCAGGCCAGTCCTTGAGCAGAGAAGTCCAGTGCAAAACGTTGATGCACAGACAATTCATGAGTATCAATCACCACGACCTCCTGCTTGGCAGGGTCGAGTAAAATCAGCGTCTCATTATGATTGGAAGCCACTACACTGGGTGCCACAGCTTCGGCTGTGAGCGGATCAATCACCTGTAACTGGCCCACTTCCTGCCAGTCACTTTGGGGATCAAACAAACGCAAAATACCGTCGTCACCAAGGATGTAAAAACGTTCACCTTCTTTCGCGAACCCTTGCGCTACAGAAGAAACACCCTCCGCTAAAGACAACAGTGGATAGTTGTCATCCGAAGCACTTGGTGACACCACAAAAAACTGATTACCGGCTCGACCAATCAAATCGGCCACATCATGATGACCATAGACCGTTCCAATTCGGGAATCCGCTTCAAGTTCAGCAGGGTTTGGTCGCTTTGAGGCAGGTAATTCCGGTTGGGTCAGATCAACCACTAACAGCCCATCACTGCAGCCAAATGCCAGCATGGATTCATTGTAACCCGCCCCGTGCAACCGAGGGCATGCAGTATCATAACGGGTTTCGAGTTGCAGGTTACCGTCATTAAAAGCGTAACGTTCAACTTCAGCGGGCAGGGTTGTATCTGTGATCGCTGCATCGCGATAGGTTACATAAACTTTGTCATCGATCAGCTTGGCGACACCATGCATCCGGTTTTCCAGCCCCATCGAGGCCAATTCCTGGCCTACGTTCAAGCTTGAATCACTGAATATCGATATTGAAGCCTGGGCGTT contains these protein-coding regions:
- a CDS encoding porin family protein translates to MIFQRNAPRTVRVARTTLIGAVSVLICVGELSATEFNPNISVVLDGRYQQNEGALGHSESGFAVGHNELTLSAPVDDLFVGRLTTVLEDHEGETEVNLEEAFVQTVGLSYNLTARGGRFLSQFGYLNSRHTHSDHFSSRPAVYRALFGSHYYDDGVQLNLLLPTPLYWQVGVEALNGDRLSEGNEDVGVFTARSEWGGDLSVGSSWQLGVSYLHNRQTAVPDEAGADHSGHDHTDQAHGDHDHAGHSHSIAYTGKHTYGVDLVWKWSPEGNVRQQQVVISGEYIRATDPNEYASDDDIHEGWYASAVYRFTPQWSIGARYGELDVSQPHGDHFHDQALEEADFMVAYQHSHFSTLRLQFSHQDGEGFENTDDTLVLQYVMSFGDHGAHEF